In one Oryza glaberrima chromosome 2, OglaRS2, whole genome shotgun sequence genomic region, the following are encoded:
- the LOC127764272 gene encoding myosin-6-like isoform X2, which produces MTRLAYLHEPGVLHNLKSRYGMNEIYTYTGNILIAVNPFQRLPHLYNNHMMEIYKGAGFGELSPHPFAIADRAYRYMMNYGVSQAILVSGESGAGKTESTKMLMQYLAFMGGKVQSGGRSVQQQVLESNPVLEAFGNAKTVRNNNSSRFGKFVEIQFDQSGKISGAAIRTYLLERSRVCQISDPERNYHCFYMLCSAPAEERERYKLGDPASFHYLNQSNCIKLDGMDDSSEYIATRRAMDIVGISSDEQDAIFRVVAAILHLGNVEFVEGSEADSSVPKDDKSKFHLRTASELFMCDEKALEESLCKRVIATRGESIVKNLDARAAALSRDALARIVYSRLFDWLVNKINTSIGQDPSSKLLIGVLDIYGFESFKTNSFEQFCINLTNEKLQQHFNQHVFKMEQEEYTKEEIDWSYIQFVDNQEILDLIEKKPGGIIALLDETCMLRNSTHETFAEKLYQQFKGNQHFSRPKFSRSDFTIHHYAGHVTYQTDLFLDKNIDYAVNEHQVLLHASRCSFVSSLFPPSEESTKSTKFTSIGSSFKQQLQALLETLSSVEPHYIRCIKPNNVLKPAIFENSNVLQQLRCGGVLEAIRISCLGYPTRRTFDEFVDRFGVLLPEVLGESYDEVTATEMLLEKVNLTGYQIGKTKVFLRAGQMAELDARRTEVLSSSASKIQRKVRSYLAHKHFIQLRLSATQLQAVCRGQIARHYYEDLRRKAATLTIQTYYRMHFARKNYRDLCSASTTVQSGLRGMAARKELQYRQQTKAAVIIQSYCRSYLAHSQYMGLKKAAITTQCAWRGRLARRELRKLKMAAKETGALQAAKNKLEKQVEELTWRLQLEKRIRVDMEEAKSQENKKLQQKLQELELQSNETKDLLKREQETAKAAWEKAALVPEVQVDTTLVNELTAENEKLKTLVASLETKIDETEQRFDEVKKAREELLKKATDAESKINGLMNTMLSLQEKLTNMELENQVLRQQALFRSPVRTIPENTSPKANSTNGSPHGDEQMTPHGTPPASKEYGKFAQPRPSFFERQHESVDALINCVTENIGFSEGKPIAAITIYKCLVHWKIFETEKTSVFDRLIQIFGSTMQKHDSNEDLAYWLSTSSTLLIMLQKSLKAAGSSGGTPRKKPQTQSSFLGRMVFRSSNITVDMDLVRQIEAKYPAFLFKQQLTAFVEGLYGMIRDNVKKELSSLLSHAIQVPRIMKASMVRGCSFGTSSLPRGRSFSNQGSYWQAIVDNLDELLKILQENCVPAIFMRKIFTQIFSFINAQLFNSLLVRHECCSFSNGEYVKQGLAQMEVWCGEVKPEYVGSALDELKHIRQAVGFLVIFKKFRISYDEIVNDLCPVLSVQQLYKICTQYWDDKYNTESVSEEVLDEMRTLITKESGQDSSENTFLLDDEISMPISLEEIGDSMDSKEFQHIAPPPELVAIPAFQFLKS; this is translated from the exons ATGACGAGACTAGCTTATCTACACGAACCAGGAGTTCTCCATAACCTAAAGTCTAGATATGGGATGAATGAGATATAT ACATATACAGGCAACATATTAATAGCTGTGAATCCATTTCAAAGACTTCCTCATCTGTATAACAATCATATGATGGAAATTTACAAAGGAGCAGGATTTGGTGAGCTGAGCCCCCATCCCTTTGCCATTGCAGACCGTGCATATAG GTATATGATGAATTATGGTGTCAGCCAAGCCATATTAGTGAGTGGTGAAAGTGGTGCTGGTAAAACAGAAAGCACTAAAATGCTTATGCAATATCTTGCTTTTATGGGTGGCAAAGTTCAATCGGGTGGACGGTCAGTGCAACAACAAGTGCTGGAG TCCAATCCTGTTCTTGAGGCATTTGGAAATGCAAAAACAGTCAGGAATAATAATTCAAG TCGCTTTGGTAAATTTGTTGAGATTCAATTTGATCAGAGTGGGAAAATCTCAGGGGCTGCCATAAGGACTTATCTTTTGGAAAGATCTCGTGTTTGCCAAATATCTGATCCAGAGAGAAATTATCATTGCTTTTACATGCTATGTTCTGCACCAGCGGAG GAACGTGAAAGGTATAAGTTAGGAGATCCTGCATCATTTCACTATCTCAACCAGTCTAATTGCATTAAGCTTGATGGGATGGATGACTCTTCAGAATATATTGCAACTAGAAGAGCAATGGATATAGTGGGCATCAGTTCTGATGAACAG GATGCAATATTCAGAGTTGTTGCTGCAATCCTTCATTTGGGCAATGTAGAATTTGTGGAAGGAAGTGAAGCAGATTCTTCTGTACCCAAAGATGATAAATCCAAGTTTCATCTTCGGACAGCTTCTGAACTTTTCAT GTGTGATGAGAAGGCTCTTGAGGAATCTTTGTGTAAGCGTGTAATAGCAACACGTGGTGAAAGTATAGTAAAAAATTTAGATGCCCGGGCAGCAGCTCTTAGTAGAGATGCATTGGCCAGAATTGTCTACTCACGGTTGTTTGATTG gCTTGTAAATAAGATCAATACTTCAATAGGGCAAGATCCTAGTTCAAAGCTTCTGATAGGTGTGCTGGATATATATGGTTTTGAAAGTTTCAAGACAAACAG TTTTGAGCAGTTTTGTATCAACTTAACTAACGAGAAGCTCCAGCAGCACTTTAATCAG CATGTGTTTAAAATGGAGCAAGAGGAATATACAAAGGAAGAAATTGACTGGAGTTACATCCAATTTGTGGACAATCAGGAGATTCTTGATCTCATTGAGAAG AAACCAGGGGGGATAATTGCTCTACTCGATGAGACTTG CATGTTGCGAAATTCAACCCATGAAACATTTGCTGAGAAGCTATATCAACAATTTAAGGGCAACCAACACTTCAGTAGGCCAAAATTTTCACGTTCTGATTTCACTATTCATCACTATGCCGGACAT GTTACTTATCAAACAGATTTGTTTTTAGATAAGAACATAGACTATGCTGTAAATGAGCATCAAGTTCTGTTACATGCTTCTAGATGTTCATTCGTTTCAAGTCTTTTTCCACCTTCTGAAGAATCAACTAAATCTACAAAATTCACATCCATAGGTTCAAGCTTTAAG CAACAACTGCAAGCTTTGTTGGAAACTTTGAGTTCAGTAGAACCACATTACATTCGCTGTATAAAGCCAAATAATGTTCTCAAGCCAGCAATTTTTGAGAACAGCAATGTTCTCCAGCAACTTCGATGTGGA GGAGTGCTAGAGGCAATAAGAATAAGCTGCCTAGGGTACCCAACAAGAAGAACATTTGATGAGTTTGTTGAtcgttttggtgttttgctacCTGAAGTTCTTGGTGAAAG TTATGATGAAGTTACTGCTACAGAAATGCTTCTTGAGAAAGTCAATCTCACAGGCTATCAG ATAGGGAAAACGAAAGTGTTTCTGCGTGCTGGTCAGATGGCTGAGCTAGATGCTCGAAGGACTGAGGTCTTGAGCAGTTCTGCTAGCAAAATCCAGAGAAAAGTTCGATCATACTTGGCTCACAAACACTTCATTCAGTTGCGATTATCTGCTACTCAGCTTCAGGCAGTATGCAGAG GACAAATTGCAAGACATTATTATGAAGACCTCCGCAGGAAGGCTGCGACCTTGACAATTCAGACCTATTACCGTATGCATTTTGCAAGGAAAAATTATAGAGATCTCTGTTCTGCATCAACTACTGTCCAATCTGGTCTACGTGGCATGGCGGCTCGCAAGGAACTCCAGTACCGTCAGCAGACAAAAGCTGCAGTGATTATTCAG AGTTACTGTCGCAGTTATTTAGCACACTCACAGTACATGGGCTTGAAGAAAGCAGCGATCACAACCCAATGTGCTTGGAGAGGGAGGTTGGCCAGAAGAGAACTTCGAAAACTTAAAATG GCTGCAAAAGAAACTGGTGCTCTGCAAGCTGCTAagaataaattagagaaacaaGTTGAAGAGCTAACTTGGCGGCTTCAGCTGGAGAAACGCATTAGG GTTGACATGGAAGAAGCCAAGTCACAAGAAAATAAGAAGCTGCAACAGAAATTGCAGGAACTTGAATTGCAGTCCAATGAAACAAAAGATTTGTTAAAAAGGGAACAAGAAACTGCTAAAGCAGCATGGGAGAAAGCTGCCTTAGTACCAGAGGTCCAGGTTGATACAACTCTTGTTAATGAGCTCACAGCTGAAAACGAGAAGCTCAAG ACACTTGTGGCTTCTCTCGAGACAAAAATTGATGAAACGGAACAGAGGTTTGATGAAGTGAAGAAAGCTAGAGAAGAGTTGCTGAAGAAAGCCACAGATGCAGAGTCAAAGATAAATGGACTAATGAACACAATGCTAAG TCTTCAAGAAAAACTAACAAACATGGAACTGGAAAATCAAGTTCTCCGGCAGCAGGCACTGTTTCGTTCTCCTGTGAGAACAATACCTGAAAACACGTCTCCAAAAGCT AATTCAACTAATGGCAGTCCACACGGGGATGAACAGATG ACACCTCATGGTACACCTCCAGCTTCTAAAGAATATGGGAAGTTCGCACAGCCAAGACCATCCTTTTTTGAGAGGCAGCAT GAGAGTGTTGATGCACTGATAAACTGTGTTACTGAAAACATTGGCTTCAGTGAAGGAAAACCAATTGCTGCAATAACCATATATAAATGTCTGGTTCATTGGAAGATCTTTGAAACAGAGAAAACATCTGTTTTTGATCGGcttattcaaatttttggtTCTACGATGCAG AAACACGATAGCAATGAGGATCTTGCATACTGGTTATCAACTTCATCAACTTTATTGATTATGTTGCAAAAGAGCCTAAAAGCTGCTGGCTCATCTGGAGGCACTCCACGGAAAAAACCACAGACTCAGTCATCATTCCTAGGGAGGATG GTGTTCCGCTCGTCAAACATCACTGTTGATATGGACCTTGTGCGCCAAATTGAGGCCAAGTATCCTGCTTTTCTTTTTAAGCAGCAGCTTACAGCTTTTGTCGAAGGATTATATGGAATGATCCGTGACAATGTGAAGAAAGAACTATCTTCACTACTCTCACATGCTATTCAG GTCCCAAGAATCATGAAAGCCAGTATGGTAAGAGGGTGTTCATTTGGGACATCGAGTTTACCAAGGGGACGTTCATTTTCAAATCAAGGTAGCTACTGGCAAGCGATAGTTGATAATTTGGATGAACTATTGAAAATCCTACAAGAAAATTGC GTCCCGGCAATTTTTATGAGGAAGATATTTACCCAAATTTTCTCATTCATCAATGCCCAACTTTTTAATAG CCTTCTTGTACGCCATGAGTGCTGCTCTTTCAGCAATGGAGAGTATGTGAAACAAGGATTAGCACAAATGGAGGTGTGGTGTGGAGAAGTCAAACCAGAG TACGTAGGATCTGCATTGGATGAACTCAAGCACATAAGGCAAGCTGTTGGTTTCTTG gtcatatttaaaaaattcaggATTTCATATGATGAGATTGTCAATGATCTGTGCCCA GTACTAAGTGTCCAGCAGCTGTACAAAATATGCACACAGTACTGGGATGACAAATACAACACAGAGAGTGTATCTGAAGAG GTACTTGATGAAATGAGGACGCTGATAACGAAGGAATCAGGCCAAGATAGTTCAGAGAATACCTTTTTATTGGATGATGAAATAAG CATGCCCATATCACTTGAGGAGATTGGGGATTCTATGGATTCTAAAGAATTTCAGCACATAGCCCCACCACCAGAACTTGTTGCAATCCCCGCATTCCAATTCTTGAAGAGCTGA
- the LOC127764272 gene encoding myosin-6-like isoform X1 — translation MASKVRFTVGSNVWVEDADVAWIDGLVEQVTGDELIIRCTSGKKVTANVSSVYPKDAEAKRCGVEDMTRLAYLHEPGVLHNLKSRYGMNEIYTYTGNILIAVNPFQRLPHLYNNHMMEIYKGAGFGELSPHPFAIADRAYRYMMNYGVSQAILVSGESGAGKTESTKMLMQYLAFMGGKVQSGGRSVQQQVLESNPVLEAFGNAKTVRNNNSSRFGKFVEIQFDQSGKISGAAIRTYLLERSRVCQISDPERNYHCFYMLCSAPAEERERYKLGDPASFHYLNQSNCIKLDGMDDSSEYIATRRAMDIVGISSDEQDAIFRVVAAILHLGNVEFVEGSEADSSVPKDDKSKFHLRTASELFMCDEKALEESLCKRVIATRGESIVKNLDARAAALSRDALARIVYSRLFDWLVNKINTSIGQDPSSKLLIGVLDIYGFESFKTNSFEQFCINLTNEKLQQHFNQHVFKMEQEEYTKEEIDWSYIQFVDNQEILDLIEKKPGGIIALLDETCMLRNSTHETFAEKLYQQFKGNQHFSRPKFSRSDFTIHHYAGHVTYQTDLFLDKNIDYAVNEHQVLLHASRCSFVSSLFPPSEESTKSTKFTSIGSSFKQQLQALLETLSSVEPHYIRCIKPNNVLKPAIFENSNVLQQLRCGGVLEAIRISCLGYPTRRTFDEFVDRFGVLLPEVLGESYDEVTATEMLLEKVNLTGYQIGKTKVFLRAGQMAELDARRTEVLSSSASKIQRKVRSYLAHKHFIQLRLSATQLQAVCRGQIARHYYEDLRRKAATLTIQTYYRMHFARKNYRDLCSASTTVQSGLRGMAARKELQYRQQTKAAVIIQSYCRSYLAHSQYMGLKKAAITTQCAWRGRLARRELRKLKMAAKETGALQAAKNKLEKQVEELTWRLQLEKRIRVDMEEAKSQENKKLQQKLQELELQSNETKDLLKREQETAKAAWEKAALVPEVQVDTTLVNELTAENEKLKTLVASLETKIDETEQRFDEVKKAREELLKKATDAESKINGLMNTMLSLQEKLTNMELENQVLRQQALFRSPVRTIPENTSPKANSTNGSPHGDEQMTPHGTPPASKEYGKFAQPRPSFFERQHESVDALINCVTENIGFSEGKPIAAITIYKCLVHWKIFETEKTSVFDRLIQIFGSTMQKHDSNEDLAYWLSTSSTLLIMLQKSLKAAGSSGGTPRKKPQTQSSFLGRMVFRSSNITVDMDLVRQIEAKYPAFLFKQQLTAFVEGLYGMIRDNVKKELSSLLSHAIQVPRIMKASMVRGCSFGTSSLPRGRSFSNQGSYWQAIVDNLDELLKILQENCVPAIFMRKIFTQIFSFINAQLFNSLLVRHECCSFSNGEYVKQGLAQMEVWCGEVKPEYVGSALDELKHIRQAVGFLVIFKKFRISYDEIVNDLCPVLSVQQLYKICTQYWDDKYNTESVSEEVLDEMRTLITKESGQDSSENTFLLDDEISMPISLEEIGDSMDSKEFQHIAPPPELVAIPAFQFLKS, via the exons GCATCCAAAGTCCGCTTTACTGTGGGTTCTAATGTTTGGGTTGAGGATGCTGATGTGGCTTGGATTGATGGGCTGGTGGAGCAGGTCACTGGGGATGAACTAATTATAAGGTGCACTTCTGGGAAGAAG GTTACTGCAAATGTATCAAGTGTCTATCCCAAGGACGCAGAAGCAAAGCGCTGTGGTGTCGAGGATATGACGAGACTAGCTTATCTACACGAACCAGGAGTTCTCCATAACCTAAAGTCTAGATATGGGATGAATGAGATATAT ACATATACAGGCAACATATTAATAGCTGTGAATCCATTTCAAAGACTTCCTCATCTGTATAACAATCATATGATGGAAATTTACAAAGGAGCAGGATTTGGTGAGCTGAGCCCCCATCCCTTTGCCATTGCAGACCGTGCATATAG GTATATGATGAATTATGGTGTCAGCCAAGCCATATTAGTGAGTGGTGAAAGTGGTGCTGGTAAAACAGAAAGCACTAAAATGCTTATGCAATATCTTGCTTTTATGGGTGGCAAAGTTCAATCGGGTGGACGGTCAGTGCAACAACAAGTGCTGGAG TCCAATCCTGTTCTTGAGGCATTTGGAAATGCAAAAACAGTCAGGAATAATAATTCAAG TCGCTTTGGTAAATTTGTTGAGATTCAATTTGATCAGAGTGGGAAAATCTCAGGGGCTGCCATAAGGACTTATCTTTTGGAAAGATCTCGTGTTTGCCAAATATCTGATCCAGAGAGAAATTATCATTGCTTTTACATGCTATGTTCTGCACCAGCGGAG GAACGTGAAAGGTATAAGTTAGGAGATCCTGCATCATTTCACTATCTCAACCAGTCTAATTGCATTAAGCTTGATGGGATGGATGACTCTTCAGAATATATTGCAACTAGAAGAGCAATGGATATAGTGGGCATCAGTTCTGATGAACAG GATGCAATATTCAGAGTTGTTGCTGCAATCCTTCATTTGGGCAATGTAGAATTTGTGGAAGGAAGTGAAGCAGATTCTTCTGTACCCAAAGATGATAAATCCAAGTTTCATCTTCGGACAGCTTCTGAACTTTTCAT GTGTGATGAGAAGGCTCTTGAGGAATCTTTGTGTAAGCGTGTAATAGCAACACGTGGTGAAAGTATAGTAAAAAATTTAGATGCCCGGGCAGCAGCTCTTAGTAGAGATGCATTGGCCAGAATTGTCTACTCACGGTTGTTTGATTG gCTTGTAAATAAGATCAATACTTCAATAGGGCAAGATCCTAGTTCAAAGCTTCTGATAGGTGTGCTGGATATATATGGTTTTGAAAGTTTCAAGACAAACAG TTTTGAGCAGTTTTGTATCAACTTAACTAACGAGAAGCTCCAGCAGCACTTTAATCAG CATGTGTTTAAAATGGAGCAAGAGGAATATACAAAGGAAGAAATTGACTGGAGTTACATCCAATTTGTGGACAATCAGGAGATTCTTGATCTCATTGAGAAG AAACCAGGGGGGATAATTGCTCTACTCGATGAGACTTG CATGTTGCGAAATTCAACCCATGAAACATTTGCTGAGAAGCTATATCAACAATTTAAGGGCAACCAACACTTCAGTAGGCCAAAATTTTCACGTTCTGATTTCACTATTCATCACTATGCCGGACAT GTTACTTATCAAACAGATTTGTTTTTAGATAAGAACATAGACTATGCTGTAAATGAGCATCAAGTTCTGTTACATGCTTCTAGATGTTCATTCGTTTCAAGTCTTTTTCCACCTTCTGAAGAATCAACTAAATCTACAAAATTCACATCCATAGGTTCAAGCTTTAAG CAACAACTGCAAGCTTTGTTGGAAACTTTGAGTTCAGTAGAACCACATTACATTCGCTGTATAAAGCCAAATAATGTTCTCAAGCCAGCAATTTTTGAGAACAGCAATGTTCTCCAGCAACTTCGATGTGGA GGAGTGCTAGAGGCAATAAGAATAAGCTGCCTAGGGTACCCAACAAGAAGAACATTTGATGAGTTTGTTGAtcgttttggtgttttgctacCTGAAGTTCTTGGTGAAAG TTATGATGAAGTTACTGCTACAGAAATGCTTCTTGAGAAAGTCAATCTCACAGGCTATCAG ATAGGGAAAACGAAAGTGTTTCTGCGTGCTGGTCAGATGGCTGAGCTAGATGCTCGAAGGACTGAGGTCTTGAGCAGTTCTGCTAGCAAAATCCAGAGAAAAGTTCGATCATACTTGGCTCACAAACACTTCATTCAGTTGCGATTATCTGCTACTCAGCTTCAGGCAGTATGCAGAG GACAAATTGCAAGACATTATTATGAAGACCTCCGCAGGAAGGCTGCGACCTTGACAATTCAGACCTATTACCGTATGCATTTTGCAAGGAAAAATTATAGAGATCTCTGTTCTGCATCAACTACTGTCCAATCTGGTCTACGTGGCATGGCGGCTCGCAAGGAACTCCAGTACCGTCAGCAGACAAAAGCTGCAGTGATTATTCAG AGTTACTGTCGCAGTTATTTAGCACACTCACAGTACATGGGCTTGAAGAAAGCAGCGATCACAACCCAATGTGCTTGGAGAGGGAGGTTGGCCAGAAGAGAACTTCGAAAACTTAAAATG GCTGCAAAAGAAACTGGTGCTCTGCAAGCTGCTAagaataaattagagaaacaaGTTGAAGAGCTAACTTGGCGGCTTCAGCTGGAGAAACGCATTAGG GTTGACATGGAAGAAGCCAAGTCACAAGAAAATAAGAAGCTGCAACAGAAATTGCAGGAACTTGAATTGCAGTCCAATGAAACAAAAGATTTGTTAAAAAGGGAACAAGAAACTGCTAAAGCAGCATGGGAGAAAGCTGCCTTAGTACCAGAGGTCCAGGTTGATACAACTCTTGTTAATGAGCTCACAGCTGAAAACGAGAAGCTCAAG ACACTTGTGGCTTCTCTCGAGACAAAAATTGATGAAACGGAACAGAGGTTTGATGAAGTGAAGAAAGCTAGAGAAGAGTTGCTGAAGAAAGCCACAGATGCAGAGTCAAAGATAAATGGACTAATGAACACAATGCTAAG TCTTCAAGAAAAACTAACAAACATGGAACTGGAAAATCAAGTTCTCCGGCAGCAGGCACTGTTTCGTTCTCCTGTGAGAACAATACCTGAAAACACGTCTCCAAAAGCT AATTCAACTAATGGCAGTCCACACGGGGATGAACAGATG ACACCTCATGGTACACCTCCAGCTTCTAAAGAATATGGGAAGTTCGCACAGCCAAGACCATCCTTTTTTGAGAGGCAGCAT GAGAGTGTTGATGCACTGATAAACTGTGTTACTGAAAACATTGGCTTCAGTGAAGGAAAACCAATTGCTGCAATAACCATATATAAATGTCTGGTTCATTGGAAGATCTTTGAAACAGAGAAAACATCTGTTTTTGATCGGcttattcaaatttttggtTCTACGATGCAG AAACACGATAGCAATGAGGATCTTGCATACTGGTTATCAACTTCATCAACTTTATTGATTATGTTGCAAAAGAGCCTAAAAGCTGCTGGCTCATCTGGAGGCACTCCACGGAAAAAACCACAGACTCAGTCATCATTCCTAGGGAGGATG GTGTTCCGCTCGTCAAACATCACTGTTGATATGGACCTTGTGCGCCAAATTGAGGCCAAGTATCCTGCTTTTCTTTTTAAGCAGCAGCTTACAGCTTTTGTCGAAGGATTATATGGAATGATCCGTGACAATGTGAAGAAAGAACTATCTTCACTACTCTCACATGCTATTCAG GTCCCAAGAATCATGAAAGCCAGTATGGTAAGAGGGTGTTCATTTGGGACATCGAGTTTACCAAGGGGACGTTCATTTTCAAATCAAGGTAGCTACTGGCAAGCGATAGTTGATAATTTGGATGAACTATTGAAAATCCTACAAGAAAATTGC GTCCCGGCAATTTTTATGAGGAAGATATTTACCCAAATTTTCTCATTCATCAATGCCCAACTTTTTAATAG CCTTCTTGTACGCCATGAGTGCTGCTCTTTCAGCAATGGAGAGTATGTGAAACAAGGATTAGCACAAATGGAGGTGTGGTGTGGAGAAGTCAAACCAGAG TACGTAGGATCTGCATTGGATGAACTCAAGCACATAAGGCAAGCTGTTGGTTTCTTG gtcatatttaaaaaattcaggATTTCATATGATGAGATTGTCAATGATCTGTGCCCA GTACTAAGTGTCCAGCAGCTGTACAAAATATGCACACAGTACTGGGATGACAAATACAACACAGAGAGTGTATCTGAAGAG GTACTTGATGAAATGAGGACGCTGATAACGAAGGAATCAGGCCAAGATAGTTCAGAGAATACCTTTTTATTGGATGATGAAATAAG CATGCCCATATCACTTGAGGAGATTGGGGATTCTATGGATTCTAAAGAATTTCAGCACATAGCCCCACCACCAGAACTTGTTGCAATCCCCGCATTCCAATTCTTGAAGAGCTGA